The Helianthus annuus cultivar XRQ/B chromosome 16, HanXRQr2.0-SUNRISE, whole genome shotgun sequence genome includes a window with the following:
- the LOC118488220 gene encoding actin-binding protein-like produces the protein MAKESDVSKTEVEGNEEILDESTTAPQTSIAEPTAVGDHSTTTTAMKPPPTKPKKTKTKSKKPTETTKTGPLEDEIPEDLIERISNLETIVADMKDQLKQLVDAFKSRPSHQQLCQELWNSIQPILTAQRELAEIQLNSHMKLIRVMVEARYKDTHADIKGIKECIAKLTGTTPAPVFEKDNEDDAEKREKDSMKNFGKPTPRNQPKLNLKPAKQTSSKSSGKSDTSKKKGINDTLNKQTDKEIERKKKRKDTKEEDEVLNIGTSNRRKSHKHNKSPIVIFPKPISPPEKPTTAAKLKTTAEPKKPDFDTPKPKLSPEKTTCQKAEYKILITTTNLH, from the exons ATGGCTAAAGAGTCAGATGTTTCCAAAACTGAAGTAGAGGGGAATGAGGAAATTTTAGATGAGTCCACAACTGCTCCTCAAACCTCtattgctgagcccactgctgTTGGTGATCACAGCACTACAACCACTGCTATGAAACCCCCACcaacaaaacccaaaaagaccaaaacaaaatccaaaaagcccaccGAAACCACAAAAACGGGTCCTCttgaagatgagatcccagag GATTTGATAGAGAGGATATCCAACTTGGAAACAATTGTTGCTGATATGAAAGATCAATTGAAGCAGTTGGTGGATGCTTTCAAAAGTCGACCTTCTCATCAGCAGTTATGCCAAGAGCTTTGGAATTCAATACAACCCATTCTTACAGCTCAAAGGGAACTGGCTGAGATTCAACTTAATTCCCACATGAAGCTAATTAGAGTTATGGTTGAagcaagatacaaagacacacatGCTGACATCAAGGGCATAAAAGAATGCATTGCAAAGTTAACTGGTACTACCCCTGCACCTGTGTTTGAAAAAGACAATGAAGATGATGCTGAAAAAAGGGAAAAGGATTCCATGAAAAACTTTGGCAAACCAACACCAAGGAATCAGCCAAAACTAAATCTAAAGCCTGCCAAGCAAACTTCTTCAAAATCTTCTGGAAAATCTGATACTAGTAAGAAAAAGGGAATTAATGATACCCTTAATAAACAAACAGATAAGGAGATTGAACGAAAGAAGAAGAGGAAGGATACAAAAGAGGAAGACGAAGTGCTCAACATTGGAACCTCAAATAGAAGAAAATCACACAAACATAACAAATCTCCTATTGTCATATTTCCTAAACCAATATCACCACCAGAAAAACCAACCACTGCTGCGAAACTTAAAACAACTGCTGAACCTAAGAAGCCAGATTTTGATACACCTAAACCAAAACTCTCACCAGAAAAAACCACCTGTCAAAAAGCAGAATACAAAATCCTCATCACCACTACCAACCTCCACTGA